The following proteins come from a genomic window of Pyxidicoccus sp. MSG2:
- the bla gene encoding subclass B1 metallo-beta-lactamase: MTPSPSLHRLRLCAVLLLGVACASTPERGTDATPSMQAEYTVAEDIHVRRLAPGVWLHTTLAGADFDHYPANGLLIEDGNEALLVDMGWNARHAEQLMTWARDTLHRPVRAAVVTHFHEDRTGGVPALVAAGLPVYGLEQTAKLAKARGKPVPPDTVSPSQSLGPVEVFFPGAGHAPDNIVVWHRDSGVLFGGCFVKDGAAKDLGNLSDADVAAWPASLERTRQHFPDVRVVVPGHGQPGGPELLTHTQALLH; encoded by the coding sequence ATGACGCCGTCCCCCTCCCTCCACCGACTCCGCCTCTGCGCCGTGCTCCTGCTCGGCGTCGCGTGTGCCTCCACGCCGGAACGCGGCACCGACGCCACGCCGTCGATGCAGGCTGAGTACACGGTGGCTGAAGACATCCACGTGCGCCGGCTCGCGCCTGGCGTGTGGCTCCACACGACGCTGGCGGGTGCGGACTTCGACCATTACCCCGCCAACGGGCTGCTCATCGAGGATGGAAACGAGGCGCTCCTCGTGGACATGGGGTGGAACGCGCGACACGCCGAGCAGCTCATGACCTGGGCCCGCGACACGCTGCACCGCCCGGTGCGCGCGGCCGTGGTGACACACTTCCATGAGGACCGGACGGGCGGCGTGCCCGCGCTCGTGGCCGCGGGCCTTCCCGTCTATGGGCTGGAGCAGACGGCGAAGCTCGCGAAGGCGCGCGGCAAGCCCGTGCCTCCGGACACCGTGTCCCCGTCACAGTCCCTGGGCCCGGTGGAGGTGTTCTTCCCCGGCGCGGGCCACGCGCCGGACAACATCGTGGTGTGGCACCGCGACAGCGGAGTGCTCTTCGGTGGCTGCTTCGTGAAGGACGGCGCCGCGAAGGACCTGGGCAACCTGTCGGACGCGGACGTGGCCGCCTGGCCCGCGAGCCTGGAGCGCACGCGCCAGCACTTCCCCGACGTGCGGGTGGTGGTGCCCGGCCACGGACAGCCCGGCGGGCCGGAATTGCTGACGCACACCCAGGCCCTGCTGCACTGA
- a CDS encoding class I SAM-dependent methyltransferase, protein MSRDAQEEGVRQVYGEIAPAYEALFPVLHRYEDRVERFLADAVKPGCRVLDVGCGPGLHTRGLDASVDVVGTDLSPEMLDLARRARPEGAWHLHSYHQPFPAEWGRFHVALAIGCLDFCEDLPRVLGHLAAALEPGGRMLFTVLERRPGLAGHEASTREVQTAGPSVALHLYSFEETARAMTGAGLLPRVYAHAPGWVHLTEQRTMWFGWWDVERR, encoded by the coding sequence ATGTCCCGGGACGCGCAGGAAGAGGGAGTGCGGCAGGTGTACGGGGAGATTGCGCCGGCCTACGAGGCGCTGTTCCCCGTGCTGCACCGGTACGAGGACCGGGTGGAGCGCTTCCTCGCGGACGCGGTGAAGCCCGGGTGCCGGGTGCTCGACGTGGGCTGCGGGCCCGGGCTGCACACGCGGGGACTGGACGCCTCCGTGGACGTGGTGGGCACGGACCTGTCACCGGAGATGTTGGACCTGGCGCGGCGTGCACGGCCCGAAGGCGCGTGGCACCTGCACAGCTATCACCAGCCCTTCCCTGCCGAGTGGGGCCGCTTCCACGTCGCGCTGGCCATTGGCTGCCTGGACTTCTGCGAGGACCTGCCGCGCGTACTGGGCCACCTCGCCGCGGCGCTGGAGCCGGGAGGGCGGATGCTCTTCACGGTGCTGGAGCGGCGGCCCGGGCTCGCGGGACACGAAGCGTCCACGCGTGAGGTCCAGACGGCGGGCCCCTCCGTGGCGCTGCACCTGTACTCGTTCGAGGAGACGGCTCGAGCGATGACGGGCGCGGGGCTGCTGCCCCGGGTGTACGCGCACGCGCCCGGCTGGGTCCACCTCACCGAGCAGCGGACGATGTGGTTCGGCTGGTGGGACGTGGAGCGGCGGTAG
- a CDS encoding acyl-CoA dehydrogenase — protein MTSASHYLPNLRDIEFNLFEFLDIGNSSLGRAPFGDLDETAARQMLQTFAQLCTGELAASFDESEHNPPKLEGGKVTLPPGLKNAMGAFYEAGMHLLEQPPHLGGLGAPPSLGWAAFELLAGANAALAFYTLGNLLARILDRLGTDAQKRRFLPLMLERRWQGSMVLTEPDAGSDVGAARTKARHVGGEVWEIEGVKRFITNGDSDMSENILHMVLARPEGAGPGTKGLSLFVVPKYWVEEDGRLGELNGVVCTKLEKKMGLKGSVTCELTFGDGKPARGLLLGEVHDGMRQMFYIIEQARMAVGVKSMATLSAGYERALAFAKDRLQGADLMQARDKKAPRVPIFRHPDVRRMLMAQKAHAEGMRALCLFTASIQDGVELKGGHRATEAGELDALNDMLLPLVKGYCSEKAYEMLALSLQVHGGSGFLTDYPVEQYIRDQKIDTLYEGTTHIQALDLLMRKVAKDGGATLQGLLAQVRETAEGGGGGKELEAERAALGRALGDVETMLGTLMGKLGESLYHVGLQGNRVLMSVAELVIGWLLVRHAQVALERMKSNPGDRAFYAGKLASARWYCHEVLPGLAHAARMVEAGTLDLMDVPEESF, from the coding sequence ATGACCTCCGCGAGCCACTACCTCCCCAACCTGCGCGACATCGAGTTCAACCTCTTCGAGTTCCTCGACATCGGGAACAGCTCGCTCGGCCGGGCTCCGTTTGGCGACCTGGACGAGACGGCCGCGCGGCAGATGCTCCAGACATTCGCGCAGCTGTGTACGGGTGAGCTGGCGGCGTCGTTCGACGAGTCGGAGCACAACCCGCCGAAGCTGGAGGGCGGGAAGGTGACGCTGCCGCCGGGCCTGAAGAACGCCATGGGCGCGTTCTACGAGGCGGGCATGCACCTGCTGGAGCAGCCGCCGCACCTGGGTGGCCTGGGCGCGCCGCCGTCTCTGGGCTGGGCCGCCTTCGAGCTGCTGGCGGGCGCCAACGCGGCGCTGGCCTTCTACACGCTGGGCAACCTGCTGGCGCGCATCCTCGACCGGCTGGGGACGGACGCGCAGAAGCGGCGCTTCCTGCCGCTGATGCTGGAGCGCCGCTGGCAGGGCAGCATGGTGCTCACCGAGCCGGACGCCGGCAGCGACGTGGGCGCCGCGCGCACGAAGGCGCGTCACGTGGGCGGCGAGGTCTGGGAGATTGAAGGCGTGAAGCGCTTCATCACCAACGGCGACTCGGACATGTCCGAGAACATCCTGCACATGGTGCTGGCGCGGCCGGAGGGCGCGGGGCCGGGCACCAAGGGACTGTCGCTGTTCGTGGTGCCCAAGTACTGGGTGGAGGAGGACGGCCGCCTGGGCGAGCTCAACGGCGTGGTGTGCACCAAGCTGGAGAAGAAGATGGGGCTGAAGGGCTCCGTCACCTGCGAGCTGACGTTCGGCGACGGGAAGCCCGCGCGCGGCCTGCTGCTGGGCGAGGTCCACGACGGCATGCGGCAGATGTTCTACATCATCGAGCAGGCGCGCATGGCGGTGGGCGTGAAGTCCATGGCCACGCTGTCCGCGGGCTACGAGCGCGCGCTGGCCTTCGCGAAGGACCGGCTCCAGGGCGCGGACCTGATGCAGGCGCGGGACAAGAAGGCGCCGCGCGTGCCCATCTTCCGCCACCCGGACGTGCGCCGCATGCTGATGGCGCAGAAGGCGCACGCGGAGGGCATGCGCGCGCTGTGCCTCTTCACCGCCTCCATCCAGGACGGTGTGGAGTTGAAGGGCGGCCACCGCGCCACGGAGGCTGGTGAGCTGGACGCGCTCAACGACATGCTGCTGCCGCTGGTGAAGGGCTATTGCTCGGAGAAGGCGTACGAGATGCTGGCGCTGTCGCTCCAGGTGCACGGCGGCTCGGGCTTCCTGACGGACTACCCGGTGGAGCAGTACATCCGGGACCAGAAGATCGACACGCTCTACGAGGGCACCACGCACATCCAGGCGCTCGACTTGTTGATGCGCAAGGTGGCGAAGGACGGTGGGGCGACGCTGCAGGGGCTGCTGGCGCAGGTGCGGGAGACGGCCGAGGGCGGCGGAGGCGGGAAGGAGCTGGAGGCCGAGCGCGCCGCGCTGGGCCGGGCGCTGGGGGACGTGGAGACGATGCTCGGCACGCTGATGGGGAAGCTGGGCGAGTCGCTCTACCACGTGGGCCTGCAGGGCAACCGCGTGCTGATGTCCGTGGCGGAGTTGGTCATCGGCTGGCTGCTGGTGCGGCACGCACAGGTGGCGCTGGAGCGGATGAAGAGCAACCCCGGTGACAGGGCCTTCTACGCGGGCAAGCTCGCCAGCGCGCGCTGGTACTGCCACGAGGTGCTCCCGGGCCTGGCGCACGCCGCGCGCATGGTGGAGGCGGGCACGTTGGACCTGATGGACGTGCCGGAAGAGTCGTTCTGA
- a CDS encoding LytR/AlgR family response regulator transcription factor, with translation MNVPASIRTLVVDDEPLAREGLRLLLATDPEVSVVGEAGNGPEAVRLIREQRPDLVLLDVQMPELNGFEVLAHLGPGEVPAVIFVTAYDRYALRAFDIHALDYLLKPFRDDRFHDAVGRAKAQIRQARMSDLSQRLLSVLSTYGDREVTPPPGPAPVPAAAPEPWVHRLAIRDTGRVVFLDVDEIEYIEAADYYVQIHAGGKSYLHRETMQSLEARLDPERFMRIHRSAIVNSRRIRELRNEGRRDLVVVLTGGAELRVARSHREKFQHLR, from the coding sequence ATGAACGTGCCCGCCAGCATCCGCACGCTCGTCGTGGATGACGAGCCCCTGGCGCGCGAGGGCCTGCGCCTGCTGCTCGCCACGGACCCGGAGGTCAGCGTGGTGGGCGAGGCCGGCAACGGCCCGGAGGCCGTGCGCCTCATCCGCGAGCAGCGGCCCGACCTCGTCCTGCTCGACGTACAGATGCCCGAGCTCAACGGCTTCGAGGTCCTCGCCCACCTCGGGCCTGGCGAAGTGCCGGCCGTCATCTTCGTCACCGCGTACGACCGCTACGCCCTGCGCGCCTTCGACATCCACGCGCTCGACTACCTCCTCAAGCCCTTCCGGGACGACCGCTTCCACGACGCCGTGGGCCGCGCCAAGGCGCAGATTCGCCAGGCGCGCATGTCCGACTTGAGCCAGCGGCTGTTGTCCGTGCTCTCCACCTACGGCGACCGGGAAGTCACTCCGCCTCCGGGCCCTGCTCCCGTGCCCGCCGCCGCGCCGGAGCCGTGGGTGCACCGGCTCGCCATCCGCGACACGGGGCGCGTGGTGTTCCTCGACGTGGACGAAATCGAATACATCGAGGCCGCCGACTACTACGTGCAGATTCACGCGGGCGGGAAGTCGTACCTCCACCGCGAGACGATGCAGAGCCTGGAGGCGCGCCTGGACCCGGAGCGCTTCATGCGCATCCACCGCTCGGCCATCGTCAACTCGCGGCGCATCCGCGAGCTGCGCAATGAAGGGCGCAGGGACCTCGTCGTGGTGCTCACCGGCGGCGCCGAATTGCGCGTGGCCCGCAGCCACCGCGAGAAGTTCCAGCACCTGCGGTGA
- a CDS encoding mucoidy inhibitor MuiA family protein — protein MLLLGLASLLHATTEAPISAVTVYSDRARVVRTATLTVSGTQRVELPRLPDFVDPDSIRVEAQGAEVSSVDVRPASAPPFPQQEARKLLDTLDTLDDDLARAEAERAAVGLQLEALRQVQPKVNPYAMNPATGERPPSSAATWSASAGFLVDTAAKLEARMLELEDRALALKDQRTKRLEEAGQLGTWPKKPGIEVAVTLSGTGLTRVQLSYLVPERVRWYPRYELQLQPEKQRVQVAFSGRVSQDTGENWEGAKLTLSTALPSTATSLPRFATWKLGTLERFIPEPRRQEERASAPPPLPPSTPEPDLVLSLRQQLLTRAGKPFPSEAEETVSSGPSASTAAQSSTSSQASAPQPSRSVGRVFPGTRGGTILGTVIDAQDRRPVPDLVVTATAVSLGGEETVVTDAQGNYRIPFLPPGVYTLRFEKEQYRPYARSDIQLRGENTLRVNVELLPESLGEVVEIMGAPPTVDVGSTNTGVGFSLGGPPSPSTYRPEPVVDSYVGLAPPPGWQPPQLSEDLPASLAGGYDLAFTAPRPETVRSGQGERVVPLLIESWPVQVERHVFPALAADAFLVAQLKSPSRTVLPGGDASLFVGADPAGTAALKLVVPGESFTLPLGVDPAVRTARNVRLVQASEGFISKDDLNTYEVTLEVPNPYPFPMQVRVVDQWPLSNDGKVEVKLVRTSPAARQDGKKGELQWDLVVPPSSKSTVSFEYTLRRPQHWRLTQSP, from the coding sequence ATGCTCCTCCTCGGCCTCGCGAGCCTTCTCCACGCCACCACCGAAGCGCCCATCAGCGCCGTCACCGTCTACAGCGACAGGGCCCGCGTGGTGCGGACCGCCACCCTCACCGTCTCCGGCACCCAGCGGGTGGAGCTGCCCCGGCTGCCGGACTTCGTGGACCCCGACTCCATCCGTGTCGAGGCCCAGGGCGCCGAGGTCTCCTCGGTGGACGTGCGCCCCGCCAGCGCCCCGCCCTTCCCGCAGCAGGAGGCGCGCAAGCTGCTGGACACGCTGGACACGCTGGATGACGACCTCGCCCGCGCCGAGGCCGAGCGTGCGGCCGTGGGGCTCCAGCTCGAAGCGCTTCGCCAGGTGCAGCCGAAGGTCAACCCGTACGCCATGAACCCCGCCACCGGCGAGCGGCCGCCTTCCTCGGCCGCGACGTGGAGCGCGTCCGCCGGCTTCCTCGTCGACACCGCCGCGAAGCTGGAGGCGCGCATGCTCGAACTGGAGGACCGGGCCCTCGCGCTGAAGGACCAGCGCACGAAGCGCCTCGAGGAGGCGGGCCAGCTCGGCACGTGGCCAAAGAAGCCGGGCATCGAGGTGGCCGTCACCCTTTCCGGCACGGGGCTCACCAGGGTGCAGCTCTCGTATCTCGTCCCCGAGCGCGTCCGCTGGTACCCGCGCTACGAGCTCCAGCTCCAGCCGGAGAAGCAGCGCGTGCAGGTGGCCTTCTCCGGCCGCGTCAGCCAGGACACGGGTGAGAACTGGGAGGGCGCGAAGCTCACGCTCAGCACCGCCCTGCCCTCCACCGCCACGTCGCTGCCCCGGTTCGCCACGTGGAAGCTCGGCACCCTCGAGCGCTTCATCCCCGAGCCGCGAAGACAGGAAGAGCGCGCCAGCGCGCCCCCGCCCCTGCCCCCGAGCACACCGGAGCCGGACCTGGTGCTCTCGCTGCGCCAGCAGCTCCTCACCCGCGCGGGCAAGCCCTTCCCTTCCGAGGCCGAGGAGACGGTGTCCTCCGGGCCGTCCGCCTCCACTGCGGCGCAGTCCTCCACTTCCTCCCAGGCGTCGGCGCCACAGCCCTCCCGGAGCGTGGGCCGCGTCTTCCCCGGCACACGCGGTGGCACCATCCTGGGCACCGTCATCGACGCCCAGGACCGGAGGCCCGTCCCCGACCTCGTCGTGACCGCGACCGCCGTCAGCCTGGGGGGAGAGGAGACCGTGGTGACGGACGCGCAGGGCAACTACCGCATCCCCTTCCTGCCTCCCGGCGTCTACACCCTCCGGTTCGAGAAGGAGCAGTACCGGCCCTACGCCCGCTCCGACATCCAGCTCCGGGGCGAGAACACCCTTCGGGTGAATGTGGAGCTGCTCCCGGAGAGCCTGGGCGAGGTCGTCGAAATCATGGGCGCTCCTCCCACCGTCGACGTGGGGAGCACCAACACGGGGGTGGGCTTCTCTCTCGGCGGTCCGCCCTCCCCGAGCACCTACCGGCCCGAGCCCGTCGTGGACTCCTACGTGGGCCTCGCGCCGCCGCCCGGCTGGCAGCCTCCGCAACTGTCGGAGGACCTGCCCGCCTCGCTCGCCGGCGGCTACGACCTGGCCTTCACCGCGCCGCGTCCGGAGACGGTGCGCAGCGGCCAGGGCGAGCGCGTCGTCCCCCTGCTCATCGAGTCCTGGCCCGTGCAGGTCGAGCGTCATGTCTTCCCCGCCCTCGCGGCGGACGCCTTCCTCGTCGCCCAGCTCAAGAGCCCGTCGCGCACCGTGCTGCCGGGCGGTGACGCCTCCCTCTTCGTCGGAGCCGACCCGGCCGGCACCGCGGCGCTGAAGCTCGTCGTCCCCGGTGAGTCCTTCACCCTGCCGCTCGGCGTCGACCCCGCCGTGCGCACCGCCCGCAACGTGCGCCTGGTGCAGGCCAGTGAGGGCTTCATCTCCAAGGACGACCTCAACACGTATGAAGTCACGCTGGAGGTGCCCAATCCCTATCCGTTCCCCATGCAGGTGCGCGTGGTGGACCAGTGGCCCCTCAGCAATGACGGCAAGGTGGAGGTGAAGCTGGTGCGCACCTCGCCCGCCGCCCGCCAGGACGGGAAGAAGGGCGAGCTGCAGTGGGACCTGGTGGTGCCGCCCTCCAGCAAGAGCACCGTGTCCTTCGAATACACCCTGCGCCGCCCGCAGCACTGGCGCCTGACCCAGAGCCCGTGA
- a CDS encoding slipin family protein produces the protein MSIMRVDVGQNERAFVLVDELPTRYLVPGRYWLAYPFRKARLVRVSTEQPLVNLDTSLLALVPEADLQVVELGADERAVLFHKGRPAKWLGRGQHQVWTVERIPGRALVPASPAVRVERVDTSGVATAPLRDDVRALVPASDYVEAIAAEGSVVLRYVDGSLDAVLPAGRHAAWTVARKVQLAAIDLRERLLHVTGQEVMTKDRVSLRLNLSAAFRVADARRLAVVARSPDDILYLAMQLAAREAVAVRTLDELLASREAVAESLFADVKDRADTVGLELLRFGIKDVVLPGEMKELLNRVIQAQKEAEANVILRREETAATRSMAQTAKVLAENPLLVRLKELEAYKDLASKVGQVHLVLGEGAVPTLQLKGS, from the coding sequence ATGAGCATCATGCGTGTGGATGTCGGGCAGAACGAGCGGGCGTTCGTCCTCGTGGACGAGTTGCCGACGCGCTACCTCGTGCCCGGCCGGTACTGGCTGGCCTACCCCTTCCGCAAGGCGCGGCTGGTGCGCGTGAGCACCGAGCAGCCCCTCGTCAACCTCGACACGTCGCTCCTGGCCCTCGTGCCGGAGGCGGACCTCCAGGTGGTGGAGCTCGGCGCCGACGAGCGCGCCGTCCTCTTCCACAAGGGCCGCCCCGCGAAGTGGCTCGGCCGCGGTCAGCACCAGGTGTGGACGGTGGAGCGCATCCCCGGCCGCGCCCTGGTGCCCGCCTCGCCCGCCGTGCGCGTGGAGCGCGTGGACACGTCCGGTGTCGCCACGGCCCCGCTGCGTGACGACGTGCGCGCGCTCGTGCCCGCGAGCGACTACGTGGAGGCCATCGCCGCGGAGGGCAGCGTCGTGCTGCGCTACGTGGACGGCTCCCTGGACGCGGTGCTGCCCGCCGGCCGTCACGCGGCGTGGACGGTCGCGCGCAAGGTGCAGCTCGCGGCCATCGACCTGCGTGAGCGCCTGCTCCACGTCACGGGCCAGGAGGTGATGACGAAGGACCGCGTCAGCCTGCGCCTCAACCTCTCCGCGGCCTTCCGCGTGGCGGACGCGCGCCGGCTCGCCGTGGTGGCCCGCTCGCCGGATGACATCCTCTACCTCGCCATGCAGCTCGCGGCGCGCGAGGCGGTGGCGGTGCGCACGCTGGACGAGCTGCTCGCCTCCCGTGAGGCGGTGGCCGAGTCCCTCTTCGCCGACGTGAAGGACCGCGCGGACACGGTGGGCCTGGAGCTGTTGCGCTTCGGCATCAAGGACGTGGTGCTGCCGGGTGAGATGAAGGAGCTGCTCAACCGGGTCATCCAGGCGCAGAAGGAGGCGGAGGCCAACGTCATCCTCCGCCGCGAGGAGACGGCCGCGACGCGCTCCATGGCGCAGACGGCGAAGGTGCTGGCGGAGAACCCGCTGCTGGTGCGCCTCAAGGAGCTGGAGGCGTACAAGGACCTGGCCTCCAAGGTCGGCCAGGTGCACCTGGTGCTCGGCGAGGGCGCGGTGCCCACGCTGCAGCTCAAGGGCTCCTGA
- a CDS encoding mucoidy inhibitor MuiA family protein, whose amino-acid sequence MTLLPLTLLALVNTSQVSSVVIYPDRAQVTRTRTVTCTGATTAVFDHLPQAASRESFRARAAGATLEGLTADTVTLEASLEPERQKWEARGLELDREQEVLEAAAARARDLARLSQGFTNVAVDRVTHELTGPKPDPRAWATAFDSALAVRLRGVKEARDVAEKQRVLKQKLAEVESELSRLTTLSERSEQRVEVRLSCPEGTQVPVELTYLVGGTSWAPLYEARAEEAAGVVELTSLATVRQATGEDWTGAKLFLSTALPRQDATPPEVTPLYVSAWKQPKERKVLVRRDEQQRHAEAGDGEAEAGGEGLRVVSQGLSVQWEAQEATRVPGDGSAVRVRLGRHRLKADFSWRTAPKLHPVVFRVARLSNATPFPLLPGPVSIFRDTGFLGHQQLERVAKGAPFELTFGLEEGLRVKRTVVEEVQRPKGLFSGKQRFRYVYRFQLANVRARAEKVELSEHIPVSELDDVKVELEPESTAGYTLAAEDGIATWKVALAPGEQRTVDLVFHVDAPSDYDTGQL is encoded by the coding sequence ATGACCCTGCTGCCCCTGACCCTCCTGGCGCTGGTGAACACGTCCCAGGTGTCCTCCGTCGTCATCTACCCGGACCGCGCGCAGGTGACTCGCACGCGGACGGTGACGTGCACCGGCGCCACCACCGCCGTCTTCGACCACCTGCCCCAGGCGGCCTCGCGCGAGAGCTTCCGCGCCCGCGCCGCTGGCGCCACCCTGGAGGGCCTCACCGCCGACACCGTGACGCTCGAAGCCTCGCTGGAGCCCGAGCGCCAGAAGTGGGAGGCCCGCGGCCTCGAACTGGACCGCGAGCAGGAGGTGCTGGAGGCCGCTGCCGCGCGAGCCAGGGACCTGGCCCGGCTGTCCCAAGGCTTCACCAACGTGGCCGTGGACCGCGTCACGCACGAGCTCACGGGGCCGAAGCCGGACCCGCGCGCCTGGGCCACGGCCTTCGACTCGGCGCTGGCGGTGCGGCTGCGCGGCGTGAAGGAGGCACGAGACGTCGCGGAGAAGCAGCGCGTGCTCAAGCAGAAGCTGGCCGAGGTGGAGTCGGAGCTGTCGCGCCTGACAACGCTCTCCGAGCGCAGCGAGCAGCGCGTGGAGGTGCGCTTGTCATGCCCCGAGGGCACACAGGTCCCCGTGGAGCTGACGTACCTGGTGGGCGGCACGTCCTGGGCGCCGCTCTACGAGGCCCGCGCGGAAGAGGCCGCGGGAGTCGTCGAGCTGACGTCGCTGGCCACGGTGCGCCAGGCCACGGGCGAGGACTGGACGGGCGCGAAGCTCTTCCTCTCCACCGCGCTGCCGCGCCAGGACGCCACGCCGCCCGAGGTGACGCCGCTGTACGTCTCCGCCTGGAAGCAGCCGAAGGAGCGCAAGGTGCTGGTGCGACGCGACGAGCAGCAGCGGCACGCCGAGGCCGGCGATGGAGAGGCGGAGGCCGGGGGAGAGGGCCTGCGCGTCGTGTCGCAGGGTCTCTCCGTGCAGTGGGAGGCACAGGAGGCGACACGGGTGCCCGGAGACGGCAGCGCGGTGCGGGTGCGTCTGGGCCGTCACCGGCTCAAGGCGGACTTCTCGTGGCGCACGGCGCCCAAGCTCCACCCGGTGGTCTTCCGCGTGGCGCGGCTGTCCAACGCCACGCCCTTCCCGCTTCTGCCCGGCCCGGTCAGCATCTTCCGCGACACGGGCTTCCTGGGCCACCAACAGCTGGAGCGCGTGGCGAAGGGCGCTCCCTTCGAGCTCACCTTCGGACTGGAAGAGGGCCTGCGCGTGAAGCGCACCGTGGTGGAGGAGGTGCAGCGACCGAAGGGCCTCTTCAGTGGGAAGCAGCGCTTCCGCTACGTCTACCGATTCCAGCTCGCCAACGTCCGCGCGCGCGCCGAGAAGGTGGAGCTGTCCGAGCACATCCCCGTGTCCGAGCTGGACGACGTGAAGGTGGAGCTGGAGCCGGAGTCCACGGCCGGCTACACGCTCGCGGCGGAGGACGGCATCGCCACGTGGAAGGTGGCGCTGGCTCCGGGCGAGCAGCGCACCGTGGACCTCGTCTTCCACGTGGACGCGCCCTCCGACTACGACACCGGACAGCTGTAG
- a CDS encoding sensor histidine kinase, whose amino-acid sequence METTSPALPSSAVTPRPVSSAPAPSALLQWARRLPPLLLIWAVPGIIGASQNYIYAQAKDPTYPFSRALMMIVPAWEYWAFATPLILWLGRRWRLERGAWPRSLAVHVSTFFALMLPHVVLVHTVSKACGEQWYIDNPLPQILPMMLSKYVVTDLLIYGGILSVGYAVEYHRRYREGELAQSQLETRLVHAQLDALRAQLHPHFLFNTLNAISVLVRKQDTAGSIRMLTGVSELLRMALNNTGRQHVPFHEDLDFLERYLDIEQTRFQDRLQVVRAIDPATLGALVPSLILQPLVENAIKHGLSARSGAGRVELRASREGARLVLEVLDDGPGLAPGWDTHDGCIGVANVRARMHQLYGDRHAFTLENRPGGGVRARLELPFQSASAEVPVS is encoded by the coding sequence GTGGAAACCACCTCTCCCGCCCTGCCGTCCTCCGCCGTGACGCCGCGGCCGGTGTCCTCCGCGCCCGCGCCGTCCGCGCTGCTCCAGTGGGCGCGCCGCCTGCCGCCGCTCCTGCTCATCTGGGCCGTGCCGGGCATCATCGGCGCGAGCCAGAACTACATCTACGCCCAGGCCAAGGACCCCACCTATCCGTTCAGCCGGGCCCTGATGATGATTGTCCCGGCCTGGGAGTACTGGGCCTTCGCCACCCCGCTCATCCTCTGGCTGGGACGGCGCTGGCGACTGGAGCGTGGCGCCTGGCCCCGAAGCCTCGCGGTCCACGTGTCCACGTTCTTCGCGCTCATGCTCCCCCACGTGGTCCTCGTCCACACCGTCTCCAAGGCCTGTGGGGAGCAGTGGTACATCGACAACCCCCTGCCTCAAATCCTGCCGATGATGCTGAGCAAGTACGTCGTCACCGACCTGCTCATCTACGGCGGCATCCTCTCCGTCGGCTACGCGGTGGAGTACCACCGCCGCTACCGCGAGGGAGAGCTGGCCCAGTCGCAGCTCGAGACGCGCCTGGTCCACGCCCAGCTCGACGCCCTTCGCGCCCAGCTCCACCCGCACTTCCTCTTCAACACGCTCAACGCCATCTCCGTCCTCGTGCGCAAGCAGGACACCGCCGGCTCCATCCGCATGCTCACCGGCGTGAGCGAGCTGCTGCGCATGGCCCTCAACAACACCGGCCGGCAGCACGTCCCCTTCCACGAGGACCTCGACTTCCTGGAGCGCTACCTCGACATCGAGCAGACCCGCTTCCAGGACCGGCTCCAGGTGGTCCGCGCCATCGACCCCGCCACGCTCGGCGCGCTCGTACCCAGCCTCATCCTCCAGCCGCTGGTGGAGAACGCCATCAAGCACGGCCTCTCCGCGCGCTCCGGCGCCGGACGCGTGGAATTGCGCGCCTCGCGCGAGGGAGCGCGGCTGGTGCTGGAGGTGCTCGACGACGGCCCCGGGCTCGCACCCGGCTGGGACACCCATGACGGCTGCATCGGCGTGGCCAACGTGCGCGCCCGCATGCATCAGCTCTACGGAGACCGCCACGCCTTCACGCTGGAGAACCGCCCCGGAGGCGGCGTGCGTGCCCGCCTGGAATTGCCCTTCCAGTCCGCCTCGGCGGAGGTGCCCGTGTCATGA